The Geobacillus genomosp. 3 genome segment TTGCGTGCATAGTCGCCTGTCTCATCCGCTAGATCAAAAAATCGGGTTTCGACTGGACCAGGGTTGACGGCGGTGACAAACACACCAAACCGGCTCGCCTCAAGGCGCAAACTGTCGGTAAACCCGATGACAGCATGTTTGGTTGCCGAGTACACGCTAGACTTTGGCGTGGCGATTTTGCCGGCCTGCGAGGCGATGTTGATAATATGGCCTCTCCCCCGCTCTTTCATATGGGAATACACCGCCTTTGTGCAAGCCATAAGACCGAAAACGTTGACGGCAAACATCGCTTCCGCCTCGTCCAAGTCAATGTCCTCGACGTAACGGAAAACGCCAAAGCCGGCGTTATTGACGAGTACATCGATGCCATCAAGCTCCTCAAACAGCCGGGAAAATACCGCCTCGACCATTTCGCGGTCGCTGACATCAAGCTCCATATGCGGTGCGGATACGCCGTATTGCGCTTGGATGCGGGCGCTCACTTCTTGAAGCCGCCCGGCATTCCGCGCCAACAGCACCGGCACCGCTCCTTGCCGCGCCGCTTCATAAGCGAT includes the following:
- a CDS encoding SDR family NAD(P)-dependent oxidoreductase, translating into MRLAGCRVVITGASGGIGEQIAYEAARQGAVPVLLARNAGRLQEVSARIQAQYGVSAPHMELDVSDREMVEAVFSRLFEELDGIDVLVNNAGFGVFRYVEDIDLDEAEAMFAVNVFGLMACTKAVYSHMKERGRGHIINIASQAGKIATPKSSVYSATKHAVIGFTDSLRLEASRFGVFVTAVNPGPVETRFFDLADETGDYARNVSRWMLRAEAVARRVVAVMMTPTREVNMPGWMDVGSRLYRLAPGLVEKVAKRAFFQK